The following are encoded in a window of Paraburkholderia caffeinilytica genomic DNA:
- the parS gene encoding type II RES/Xre toxin-antitoxin system antitoxin has protein sequence MAGGETVNVIEKVSADSLLGGRSVFPRSPRSGLEWVEVVRHGISSRALDAMLKSIGLSQAELAQALDIPERTLARRKREGVLSREESAKLLRLARVAARAAEVFDDLDLALAWLKMPVAALEDATPLSLVDTDIGTDSVMDTLGRIEHGVFA, from the coding sequence ATGGCAGGAGGTGAAACCGTGAACGTCATCGAGAAGGTATCAGCCGATTCATTACTGGGAGGCCGGTCGGTATTTCCGCGTTCTCCCCGATCCGGCCTTGAATGGGTGGAGGTCGTCCGCCACGGCATTTCGTCGCGGGCGCTGGACGCGATGCTCAAATCCATCGGACTTTCGCAAGCAGAACTGGCGCAGGCGCTCGATATCCCGGAGCGGACCTTGGCGCGTCGCAAGCGGGAAGGGGTGTTGAGCCGTGAGGAGTCAGCCAAGCTGCTGCGACTCGCGCGTGTCGCAGCGCGCGCTGCCGAGGTGTTTGACGATCTCGACCTGGCACTCGCCTGGCTTAAGATGCCGGTTGCTGCCCTGGAAGACGCCACGCCACTGAGTCTTGTCGATACCGACATTGGCACCGATAGCGTGATGGATACGCTGGGACGCATCGAGCATGGCGTGTTTGCGTGA